A window from Mastomys coucha isolate ucsf_1 unplaced genomic scaffold, UCSF_Mcou_1 pScaffold2, whole genome shotgun sequence encodes these proteins:
- the Shprh gene encoding E3 ubiquitin-protein ligase SHPRH isoform X4, producing the protein MSSRRKRAPPMKVDEEKQQQLHWDMHEDLRREPLTLTAEEQACSDADSADCVIIDKDPPESAVHREKKRRSETLSPLESADKETPLSVTLNVTVSPYRVDHSWKAFLGDFALQLLPKESLVEHFSERTFTLIRSESSSHFLIYVHSECKDVEKQENVLKGSASVCGKGIRVESSFSSDMLQDLAWLQKRRGIKLYQRPEGNHTIKVGIYILEAGLTRLDFMSDASSRMKKFNQLMKRVMEKLHNFLIPDVLEEDEENSESEPEGQDIDELYHFVKQTHQQETQSVQVDVQHPALIPVLRPYQREAVNWMLQQEQFRSTPAGDNSLHFLWREIVTPDGLKLYYNPYTGCIIRDFPHAGPQLLGGILADEMGLGKTVEVLALILTHTRQDVKQDALTLPEGKVVNYFIPTHCPRRKVENREIQDIAYEPKEKVHCPPTRVMILTAVKEMNGKKGVSILSIYKYVSSIFRYDVQRNRSLLKRMLKCLIFEGLVKQIKGHGFSGTFTLGKNYKEDVFDKTKKQAVGSPRKIEKELRKSVNKDTDSEYLPSNTSDDDDPYYYYCKAKKNRSKLKKPVLLTKKEKGQSINLDSQVDAPAAGDSASTDAHVSESTCVSEDRQTQEAKDCAESPNPAAEDLAQSNTASPCETPDYRFECICGEFDQIGHKPRVQCLKCHLWQHAKCVNYEEKNLKVKPFYCPHCLVAMEPVSTRATLIISPSSICHQWVDEINRHVRSSSLRVLVYQGVKKDGFLQPHFLAEQDIVIITYDVLRSELNYVDIPHSNSEDGRRLRNQKRYMAIPSPLVAVEWWRICLDEAQMVECPTVKAAEMAQRLSGINRWCISGTPVQRGLEDLFGLVVFLGIEPYCVKHWWVRLLYHPYCKKNPQHLYSFIAKIMWRSAKKDVIDQIQIPPQTEEMHWLHFSPVERHFYHRQHEVCCQDAIVKLRKISDWALKLSSLDRRTVSSILYPLLRLRQACCHPQAVRGEFLPLQKSTMTMEELLTSLQKKCGTECEEAHRQLVCALNGLAGIHIIKGEYALAAELYREVLRSSEEHKGKLKTDSLQRLHATHNLMELLVAKHPGIPPTLRDGRLEEEAKQLREHYMSKCNTEVAEAQQALQPVQQSIRELQRKIHSNSPWWLNVIHRAMEFSVDEELVQRVRNEISCNYKQQTDKLSMSEKFRDCRGLQFLLTTQMEELHRFQKLVREAVKKLEQPPSREVIESATVCHLRPARLPLNCCVFCKADELFTEYESKLFSNTVKGQTAIFEEMIEDEEGLVDDRVPTTTRGLWAISETERSMKAILSFARSHRFDVEYVDEGSVSMDLFEAWKKEYKLLHEYWMTLRNRVSAVDELAMATERLRVRHPKEPKPNPPVHHIIEPHEVEQNRLKLVNDKAVAASQLQKKLGQLLYLTNLEKSQDKTSGGINPEPCPICARQLGKQWAVLTCGHCFCNECTSIIIEQYSVGSHRSSIKCAICRQTTSHKEVSYVFTSEKANQEDDIPVKVW; encoded by the exons ATGAGCAGCCGAAGGAAACGTGCTCCCCCGATGAAGGTAGatgaggagaagcagcagcagctacaCTGGgacatgcatgaggacctgagaagGGAGCCGCTCACCTTGACGGCTGAGGAACAGGCCTGCTCAGATGCCGACTCTGCGGATTGCGTCATCATAGACAAAGACCCTCCTGAAAGTGCAGTtcacagagagaagaagaggcgTTCAGAGACTCTGAGCCCCTTAGAATCCGCTGATAAAGAGACCCCTTTGTCAGTGACTTTGAATGTAACAGTTTCTCCCTATCGTGTGGATCATTCTTGGAAAGCATTTCTGGGAGATTTTGCTCTTCAGCTTCTCCCCAAAGAGAGTTTAGTTGAACATTTTTCTGAAAGGACTTTTACATTGATTCGTTCAGAGTCAAGCAGTCATTTCCTGATTTATGTTCATTCAGAATGTAAAGATgtagagaaacaagaaaatgtactTAAAGGATCAGCCAGTGTTTGTGGCAAGGGTATTCGAGTGGAATCCTCCTTCAGTAGTGACATGTTACAGGATTTGGCCTGGctacagaagagaagaggaataaaactctaccagagaccagaaggaaacCATACAATCAAG GTTGGAATTTACATATTGGAAGCTGGCCTAACAAGACTGGACTTCATGAGTGATGCAAGTTCCAGAATGAAAAAGTTCAATCAGCTCATGAAGAGAGTGAtggaaaagttacataatttcctTATTCCAG ATGTgctggaagaagatgaagagaattCAGAGAGTGAGCCAGAGGGTCAAGATATTGATGAGCTCTATCACTTTGTGAAGCAAACACACCAGCAAGAAACACAGTCAGTCCAAGTGGATGTCCAGCACCCTGCCTTGATTCCGGTCCTGAGACCTTACCAGAGAGAGGCAGTCAACTGGATGCTACAGCAAGAGCAGTTCAGAAGCACTCCTGCTGGTG ATAACTCCCTGCACTTCTTGTGGCGAGAAATTGTTACACCTGATGGCTTGAAACTCTACTATAATCCATACACAGGCTG CATCATTCGAGATTTCCCACATGCCGGGCCACAGTTGCTTGGTGGAATCTTAGCAGATGAGATGGGCCTTGGAAAGACAGTGGAGGTTCTGGCTCTGATTCTGACACATACCAGACAAGATGTCAAACAGGATGCTCTCACCCTTCCTGAG GGAAAAGTGGTAAATTATTTCATCCCAACTCATTGTCCTAGAAGAAAAGTGGAAAATAGAGAAATCCAGGATATAGCATATGAACCAAAAGAGAAAGTTCACTGCCCTC CTACACGTGTGATGATCCTGACAGCTGTGAAAGAAATGAATGGGAAGAAAGGAGTTTCTATTCTTTCTATCTACAAGTATGTCAGCTCCATATTCAGATATGATGTTCAACGGAACCGGAGTCTTCTGAAGCGGATGTTGAAATGTTTAATCTTTGAAGGTCTTGTTAAACAGATCAAAGGCCATGGTTTCTCTGGGACTTTTACATTGGGGAAGAATTACAAAGAAGATGtatttgataaaacaaaaaagcag GCAGTAGGGAGCCCaagaaaaattgagaaagaatTAAGGAAATCAGTGAACAAGGATACAGATTCTGAATACCTACCATCAAACACTTCTGATGATGATGatccttattattattactgtaaggcaaagaaaaacCGTAGTAAGTTGAAGAAGCCTGTTTTACTCACTAAAAAGGAAAAGGGTCAATCTATTAATCTGGATTCCCAAGTTGATGCTCCAGCTGCTGGAGACTCTGCAAGTACTGATGCTCATGTGTCAGAAAGTACATGTGTCTCTGAAGACAGGCAAACCCAAGAAGCAAAAGACTGTGCTGAGTCTCCAAACCCTGCTGCCGAGGACTTGGCACAGTCTAACACTGCAAGTCCTTGTGAAACCCCTGATTACCGCTTTGAGTGTATATGTGGTGAATTTGACCAAATCGGCCACAAGCCAAGAGTTCAGTGTCTGAAGTGTCATCTGTGGCAGCATGCGAAGTGCGTGAATTATGAGGAGAAGAATCTGAAGGTTAAGCCCTTTTACTGCCCCCACTGCCTTGTTGCAATGGAACCAGTATCAACAAGAGCAACTCTGATCATCTCCCCAAGCTCCATTTGCCACCAGTGGGTGGATGAAATCAACCGGCATGTGAGATCATCATCTCTTCGAGTTTTG GTATATCAAGGAGTGAAGAAAGATGGCTTCTTACAGCCTCATTTTTTGGCAGAACAAGATATAGTTATCATTACCTATGATGTTCTTCGCTCAGAACTAAACTATGTCGATATCCCACATAGCAACAGTGAAGATGGGCGTCGCCTGAGGAACCAGAAGCGCTATATGGCCATTCCCAGTCCCCTGGTAGCAGTGGAATGGTGGCGGATCTGTCTTGATGAAGCTCAGATGGTCGAATGTCCTACAGTAAAA GCTGCAGAAATGGCCCAGCGTTTGAGCGGGATTAATCGGTGGTGCATCAGTGGCACTCCAGTTCAGAGAGGATTGGAAG ATCTTTTTGGACTGGTGGTCTTTCTTGGAATTGAACCTTATTGTGTCAAACACTGGTGGGTTCGACTTCTCTATCATCCATACTGCAAGAAAAATCCTCAGCACCTGTACAGCTTTATTGCCAAGATAATGTGGAGGTCTGCAAAGAAAGATGTCATTGACCAA ATCCAGATTCCACCTCAGACTGAAGAAATGCACTGGCTCCATTTTTCCCCAGTGGAGAGACATTTCTATCACCGCCAGCATGAGGTGTGCTGCCAGGATGCCATAGTAAAGCTCAGGAAGATCTCTGACTGGGCGCTGAAACTGAGCAGCTTGGACAGAAGGACTGTCTCCTCCATCCTGTATCCACTGCTAAGGCTCAGGCAGGCCTGCTGCCATCCACAGGCTGTTCGTGGGGAGTTCTTGCCGCTCCAGAAGAG CACCATGACAATGGAAGAGTTGCTGACATCTTTGCAGAAGAAATGTGGAACGGAATGTGAAGAGGCCCACCGGCAGCTAGTTTGTGCCCTTAACGGCTTAGCAGGCATTCACATCATTAAAG GAGAATATGCCTTGGCAGCAGAACTCTACAGAGAAGTATTACGTTCGTCTGAGGAGCACAAAGGAAAACTCAAAACCGATTCGCTTCAA AGACTTCATGCCACACATAACTTAATGGAACTGTTGGTAGCCAAGCACCCAGGGATACCTCCCACCCTGAGAGATGGCAGACTTGAAGAAGAG GCCAAGCAGCTTCGAGAGCACTATATGAGTAAGTGTAACACAGAAGTTGCCGAAGCCcagcaagctctgcagcctgtgCAACAGTCCATTAGGGAGCTACAAAGGAAG attcatTCTAATTCTCCTTGGTGGCTAAATGTAATCCATAGAGCAATGGAATTTTCTGTTGACGAGGAACTTGTTCAGCGGGTGCGAAATGAAATAAGCTGTAACTACAAGCAACAAACTGACAAGCTCTCTATGTCAGAGAA GTTCCGTGACTGCAGAGGTCTTCAGTTCTTACTTACAACGCAAATGGAAGAGCTCCATAGGTTCCAGAAGCTGGTGAGAGAGGCTGTGAAGAAGTTGGAGCAGCCTCCATCCCGGGAAGTGATTGAGTCTGCCACCGTTTGTCACCTGCGGCCAGCTAGACTTCCTCTCAACTG CTGTGTCTTTTGTAAAGCTGATGAATTATTCACAGAGTATGAATCAAAGCTATTTTCTAACAC AGTCAAAGGCCAGACTGCAATCTTTGAAGAAATGATAGAAGATGAAGAAGGACTTGTGGATGATAGAGTACCTACCACGACCAGAGGCCTGTGGGCCATAAGTGAGACGGAGCGATCCATGAAAGCAATATTATCATTTGCAAGATCACATAGGTTTGATGTTGAATATGTAGATGAAGGAAGTGTTTCAATGGATCTCTTTGAGGCATGGAAGAAGGAATATAAG TTACTTCATGAATACTGGATGACTCTGAGAAATCGCGTATCCGCTGTTGATGAACTTGCAATGGCTACAGAGCGACTAAGAGTGCGCCATCCCAAAGAGCCAAAGCCAAACCCACCCGTCCATCACATCATTGAACCACACGAG GTTGAACAGAACCGTCTAAAGCTGGTGAATGATAAAGCTGTGGCCGCATCCCAGCTTCAGAAGAAACTCGGACAGCTTCTTTACCTAACTAACCTGGAGAAG